Genomic DNA from Solanum dulcamara chromosome 4, daSolDulc1.2, whole genome shotgun sequence:
AAATAACAGTTTTTAGAGGTTTTTCGGGTCCATTCGACGAGGTAAATCGTCTAGTCGCCAAATTGACAGGTGAGCTCGCTGAATTATCCTGTCCGTACATGCTTTAGTAAAAcaatcataactttttactccgaactcgaaatgatgcaaacttggtggagttggaaagaggacgcgtagatctttaatttgataagtcatGGTCTACataactcttaatattatcatttgaagttgaccctcaTATGATATTATACGAAAATTCAATTGGTAAAGGATttttgaactcgacttagtactagaggttccttatgaccctaattcacctctaataTACCTcgaatacttaggaattgatcctaaaacatatatacaattagaagtcattgGGCTCAAGTCTTAGCTTAAAAATTTTGGGGTATAACAACGAGTCATCCCTATGGCTTGTAGAACTTCTTACGGATCGTAGGTAACCTTGTGGTCCACTGAAATACCCACTTTCTGAAGGCTCTTCAGGATTGATCTAAGTTAGAAGAgtaaggggtgttacaatatgtTTTAGGCATTTTATTTCATTCTGAAATTTTCGTGTatatatttcaatatcaaatgAGCCATAAAGATAAGTGGTGACCACATACATTATAttatttcaagattttcatgTACAACTAAACAGATGagatattgaaatattattgcaTTCATAACATGTGGATATATTTCTTCATAATTGACATCGAGTCtttatttatcaagtactcactaaggagTATATAACTTAGTCTTTTCAAACAATAGATGCCTCTGacatttgatttgatatttcttcttcttgacTTCCTGTTCACATATAAGGCACGTACATTAAAATGAGACAGTGATAAACCTTTTCACGTAGTTTCTCTCTTGATTTCATTTTTCTCTCACTTAATtgtgaaaattaattttatttcatcaaatcGACAATTTGCAAATCAAGTAGTGAATATATCTCTTCTCAATGTTTTAAAGTAACGAGTTATGAAAGGTGAATCATAACTATGGAGGCCTAGAAGCAAGCCTCTTGAATGGTGAGGAAGATATTCAATATGAGGAAGCACTGACAAAAGTTGGAAGTGCAGCCTAAAGTGATCAAGGGTTGAAGATTCCAGATTAGTATCGCCTACAAACAGCTAAGAGGTGTGCTTACAAACGTACCTTGGAGAGGACTAATATGCCACAATGTGGCATCTCCAAAACATACATTTATTTTATGGCTGAGCCTACTTGGAAGATTGAGAACAAAAGATATCCTACAGCAGTGGGGCATGAATATTGCGGCCACATGTGCACTATGTGATGAGCACTCTGAAACTTTACAACACATATTATTTGAGTATTTGAGTGTAAATACTCTAATGGAACATGGATGGAGATATTGCATTGGATGAAATGGCAGAGAAGTATCATGAGGTGGACATGGGTTATGAAGGCTAACAGACATAGCTCCCCCATATGTGTACTATTAAAGGCAGCATTTGCAGCTGTAATATGTGAATTTTGGGTGGAAAGAAGCAATATAGTTTTCAACAATAGGGGCACGAGAGAGGAGAAGCTGGTGCATAGCATAAAAATTAACCTATGTATTAGAGTTAGGGATAACAATAGACTTTTTGACTATGTCTGTAAGCCGTAATATAGGAATGCTTCTTTAAATGTTTCTTAGTCTGTAGGTAGATAGGCTCTGCACTAGATGAGCATTTAAAGGCATGTGCTCTGATTTTGTATTTGCTTAATTGGTGATTAATAAAATGTGACAGTTAATTGTCTAAAAGAAAGGTGAATCAAACCCAATATATATTTTCTGACCTTGTTGGGGctgttggggggggggggggttatttTAGTGTGTTTTGGTGCTGCTATCGACATGTATGTGGAACATTATAAAATTCACAAACGAATAATATTAAGTTCAtgatcaaaaattaattatgacaaaatatatttattataatgagtCGGCCTAAGACGAACAAGTGATGTTGCACGTAAGATAACATGACCCTAAATAATAATGGAAaactttgtttttataaatagtGATTTAGCTATCAATTATAGGTGCTTGATAAATGACTATTCAaaaccattttgagtatgaaatgAACTTCATGATGTTCCAATAGTCATTTTGTGTATGAAATAAACTacatgatattttatttttgtccgaactaataaataataatcattaaaagcttgagatgtaaattatttagcattatcaagacaatctttaatatgataatttaaaaattatatctttAATCATATTATTTATGGTGATAATTTTACAAACATAAGCTTGCGAAATGATTGTAGACACACATAAGAAGAAGATGTATTTAGTGGACCATAAAGTTTCTTAACAATGCACTGGATGGGTCGATAAGTCCATATATATCCAATGTATACATGGATTCAATGCCAATCTTCAATGGTGATGATTTAGTAATCaatttatcttaaaaatatGCAACACATGAAAATTAATCACTTGTAAGGATATCAATATAttacataactatttatacaatattaaatatatatgcgattattttattaaatttttttttgtcacACGTATATTTACATAAGAAACTAGCCCtaataaaaataagtcaaaagcCTAAAGCTTGTTTTAATGGGGCTTATAGCTTTTGGAAGCGAATGCTTAaagcattttttaaaattttattcaattacaaaaaaaataaaaataaatgctattttaattaattttatttaaaataagtctATTCAAACAGGCTCTACCTCCAAACTTATAGCTTATAATCCATAAGTTATAAGTTCATCCGAACATGTAATTTTATTCTTAAATAATGTGCAATTTACTagagaaaaataagaataaagtgattaaaaaaatatttttaagctgGAACGAAAATGACGGTTTACCAATAATGAAAGAAAGGGTAGAGATGAGTCTTGTTCCCACAACTTTCTCCATGTTGTAACTGTCATCCCCTCCTTATTATCCATTTTATCTCTTGCAACAATACGTATTACtcttaattaatttcttaattaGCATCAATATCCTTTTGGCTTGTAATTTGCACAAGAACAATACTATATTGTTTTGcctaattaaataaaaataatgtcaaAGGAAAAGGAAAGAGAAACCCATGTTTACACAGCCAAGCTCGCTGAACAAGCTGAACGTTATGATGGTAATTCATTTCCATCCTATCTTCTGCGTTTATGGCTGGTTTTAGAtcacaaattttaattttttatattttttcttgaacACCGTGCCAAAGACataactttttttctttatcctttttctccctttcatTGTGGTTCTTGTTGTGCTAGAATAGTGTGATGCaatttttttgaagaatttgtaccttttttttcttgaaaaagaaGATATTGTTTCCATAATGATGAGTTTCAAatctatctaatccaatccttttttttttatcaccTTTTCGGATTCTCCTCTTGATCTATATTTTCTGCTAAGAATGTCTTATAAGTTTTCCACATAATGTATCATAATTTAGACATACAACTCTATTTTTAGATATCTCACTTACTTTTAGCTGAATCCCGTACCTGGATCCATACTCCAAATCTTAAAAAATTTAGATCACGAAAGATCCGACCTCTAGATTTGCACCCTTATCAGACACCCACATGATTTGAGTCCGAGAAACTTAGAGATGAAGTGTCAATCTTTATGCAATTCAGGCGTAAAGAAACTTGTATTGAGTCTTCTTTTTCCTGGTAAAACTTTTCTGGATGATGTTTTGATTTATCATCAACTTGGATGAAACTTTTAGTTCATTGATTACTCTGATAGTCAAAATCATCATCTGTGGATTGGGGCATGTAAGTTGCTTGGTTAAGTTCGATATTACGCAGTGATAGTGTAAAGAATTTTTACATTATCAATATGTTTTTACTTGTGAGAATGCAAAAACCGAGTTGATTTCTCAGTTCCCTCAACTAATAGTTATTTATCAGAAAGTCACTTTCTTTGTCGAAGAAAGGTGATTTTCTgagataataaatattaattgagTGGTCATTTCAGAAACCATCCCTGTAAAAACCGCGATTTCAATTTTATCTCATCTCATTAATGGGGAATGAGATATCGTAATTGTCTTTGCATCATTGTACTGTTTGATAACTTGTGTCCTAATTATTTCATCAGAAATGGTTGAGAGTATGAAGAAAGTTGCAAAACTGGATGCTGAACTGACAGTGGAGGAAAGGAACTTGCTTTCTGTTGGTTACAAGAATGTAATTGGAGCTCGAAGGGCTTCATGGCGTATTATGTCTTCTATCGAGCAGAAAGAAGAGTCGAAAGGGAACGAGAACAACGTGAAGCTCATTAAGGGATACAGGCAGAAAGTAGAAGAGGAGCTCTCCAAGATTTGCCATGATATTCTTGAAATCATAGACAAACATCTCATTCCATCTTCTGGCACTGGAGAAGCCACCGTCTTTTATTACAAAATGTAAGTCAAATGTATAACAACAATAACCCTTTCAAcctgttttttttttactcaaCATGGTCCATAACAAACTTGTGATCCTGTTCTGATGTCCTTCGTGGCCTTTTGAGTCATCGCTCTTCTGCATCTAGCCCGTACTTTAGGAACCTTTGGAAGGTAGGGAGTGTGACAATGTACACACTTCCCTTTACTCCATAGGGCCTTCTCATCACTTACAGTGTTTGGTAGCTCAAAATTGACTTGGCTTTGCCAAAAGGCTGAGGTTGTGCATATTCCACCCGCGGTTCTGATTCCATAATTAGAACAACCTCTTCTTTCTGATGTTCAAAGAAGAGTAGAGTTTCAACAACGGTTGTCGCTCTATTTCATGGGCAGGCACAAGGCTAGGCACCTCCCGCCTGTGTTTATTACAATCTTTAATCCATCCATATGActtcttttttgtgtgtgtctGGTTCAGGAAAGGCGACTATTTTCGTTACCTTGCTGAGTTCAAGACTGATCAGGAAAAGAAAGAGGCTTCTGAACAATCATTGAAGGGCTATGAGGCAAGTTATCTTCAAAAAATCTTTATACTGACGGTTTATATAACTTAAATCAGTTTTATTATGATCCAATAGATGCACATTAAACAGCGCGCATTTGAGAGTTCTCTTGATTTGTTTTCTTCAGGCTGCTACGGCCACTGCAAACTCTGATCTGCCTTCAACACATCCGATCAGGCTCGGACTTGCTTTGAACTACTCTGTGTTCTACTACGAGATCATGAATTCCCCGGAAAGGTAAAGTTCATGACCGATGAATTAATACCTGTACAATGTGTTTCTTGTTATTTTTCTTGTCCTCGGGATGATGTTGTAGCTTGACAATTCAAAATGCAGGGCTTGTCACTTGGCTAAACAAGCTTTCGACGAGGCAATATCAGAGTTGGACACTTTGAGTGAAGAATCATACAAAGACAGTACCTTAATCATGCAGCTGTTGAGAGACAATCTCACACTATGGACCTCTGATTTGCCCGAAGACGGAGgtaaaaatcatttaaatgCTTGTTTCAGGATTTAGTCCTCATTGACGGAACTAAAATCCCAAACCCGTAAACTTCAAATCCTGGCTCCACCTTTGTCCTGATATCACATTTTAGTTTTAGTTGAGGAGAAGTTAAATGGTACATTTGGTAATTCTTTTTTGTGTCAAAGGAATCAAAAAGAACCCTTTGGATTCTACTTTTCCTTGAGTCCAATAAATATAGCTATGTTTTTTAATATAGCTGTTGTCTGTGCAGCTGAAGAGAATTCGAAAGCTGATGAGCCAAAAGCAGCAGAACCTCCTAAAAAAGCAGAAGAAGAACCTCAAAAAACAGCAGATCCACCTCAAGTGAGTATTCGACTTGATCCATAGCCAATTTCAAAGGGCAGAATACCCCTTGAACTTGTCATGTTTTATTCAGTGCACACCTAAACTTTGTTTTGTCCTAGTTACCATTACACTTTGCTAAAACCAAACTTTGTGCTTTGACAGCAGTAATGGAGACACAATGAGCTATGTAACAGGCAGTATGCTTGAGAAATTTCTGCCCTTTCCCTCCATCAATAGCGCGACTGCATGATTTTGCAATGCCTCCATCAGAAGAAGATGCACTTCTTAATTTGATCGATACATTTTCAGTTTTACCCCCTTTATTTATGTTCTTTGGTGGAAATTTGTTATTCAACTtgttatttttcaaattgaGTCTTATTCTTTTGTTAGATCCTTGATTTTGTTAAGGGACCAA
This window encodes:
- the LOC129887578 gene encoding 14-3-3 protein 7-like isoform X1 encodes the protein MSKEKERETHVYTAKLAEQAERYDEMVESMKKVAKLDAELTVEERNLLSVGYKNVIGARRASWRIMSSIEQKEESKGNENNVKLIKGYRQKVEEELSKICHDILEIIDKHLIPSSGTGEATVFYYKMKGDYFRYLAEFKTDQEKKEASEQSLKGYEAATATANSDLPSTHPIRLGLALNYSVFYYEIMNSPERACHLAKQAFDEAISELDTLSEESYKDSTLIMQLLRDNLTLWTSDLPEDGAEENSKADEPKAAEPPKKAEEEPQKTADPPQQ
- the LOC129887578 gene encoding 14-3-3 protein 7-like isoform X2: MSKEKERETHVYTAKLAEQAERYDEMVESMKKVAKLDAELTVEERNLLSVGYKNVIGARRASWRIMSSIEQKEESKGNENNVKLIKGYRQKVEEELSKICHDILEIIDKHLIPSSGTGEATVFYYKMKGDYFRYLAEFKTDQEKKEASEQSLKGYEAATATANSDLPSTHPIRLGLALNYSVFYYEIMNSPERACHLAKQAFDEAISELDTLSEESYKDSTLIMQLLRDNLTLWTSDLPEDGAEENSKADEPKAAEPPKKAEEEPQKTADPPQ